In a single window of the Pontibacter russatus genome:
- the porD gene encoding type IX secretion system protein PorD yields MAKKVFVLLLLLCTAWVARAQELQCDVVVNSEQVQYTDRQLFADMQSSIFEFMNNRRWTDQAYAPDERIKCRLLINLTAMPEIGTFQADVQVVSVRPAYGTAYESTLFSFIDKDWTFQYNTAQPLDFAENSYTSNLSSMLAFYAYMIVGMDNDSFGRLGGSPAFDRARGILNLAASQGANYPGWKAFDSNRNRYWLIDNLQDPQFLPFREGIYSMHRQGLDMMAENPEKARGTVLTFLESLQKLQRQQPGSAIIRSFFDAKSDELVNMFQAAAPAQKQQAYTILSQVDPTNNTKYEGLLKR; encoded by the coding sequence ATGGCTAAGAAGGTATTTGTGTTGCTGCTGCTGCTTTGCACGGCCTGGGTGGCCAGGGCGCAGGAACTGCAGTGCGATGTGGTGGTAAACAGCGAGCAGGTGCAGTACACCGACCGGCAGCTGTTCGCGGACATGCAGAGCAGCATCTTTGAGTTTATGAACAACCGCCGCTGGACCGACCAGGCTTACGCCCCGGACGAGCGCATCAAGTGCCGCCTGCTGATTAACCTGACGGCCATGCCGGAGATCGGGACTTTCCAGGCGGATGTGCAGGTGGTGTCGGTGCGGCCGGCTTACGGCACCGCCTACGAGTCCACGCTCTTCTCCTTCATCGACAAGGACTGGACCTTCCAATACAACACAGCCCAGCCGCTCGACTTTGCCGAGAACAGCTATACCTCCAACCTCTCCTCCATGCTGGCCTTTTACGCCTATATGATTGTGGGGATGGACAACGACAGCTTCGGCCGCCTGGGCGGCTCGCCTGCCTTCGACAGGGCGCGCGGCATTCTGAACCTGGCTGCCTCGCAGGGTGCAAACTACCCCGGCTGGAAAGCCTTCGACAGCAACCGCAACCGCTACTGGCTCATCGACAACCTGCAGGACCCCCAGTTCCTGCCGTTCCGCGAAGGCATCTACAGCATGCACCGCCAGGGCCTCGACATGATGGCTGAGAACCCGGAGAAAGCGCGCGGAACTGTGCTCACCTTTCTGGAGAGCCTGCAGAAACTGCAGCGGCAGCAGCCCGGCTCCGCCATCATCCGTTCCTTCTTCGATGCCAAATCGGACGAGTTGGTGAACATGTTCCAGGCCGCTGCCCCGGCCCAGAAGCAGCAGGCCTATACCATCCTCTCGCAGGTGGACCCCACCAATAACACCAAGTACGAGGGTTTGCTAAAACGCTAA
- the recN gene encoding DNA repair protein RecN, with protein sequence MLTDLKIKNYALIEQLEMRPSPVLNIITGETGAGKSIMLGAIGLLLGNRADTKLLFKQDEKCVIEGVFDISSYHLQELFSKEDLDFDSQCILRREISPSGKSRAFVNDTPVTLDVIRKIGENLMDVHSQHDTLQLGDTSYQLNILDIYAGNTAAMGSTTFDIYAGNLSYLRTYNESYRQYKKLESDYKKLTDQLAQAQKEHDYHAFLLNELEEASLQEKEQEELEEELKQLENAEDIKLKLTQAVQSLTESEFNITSALKDTAYLIGQLAQFSSKYEELRTRTESCMIELNDIAAELEDAERNTEADPERTVEVQERLNLIYTLQRKHQVATIAGLLELQRELEGKVGSVLNLDNAIASTEKAMKQAEKDVHEKAAILSERRRASFETFQQELYMLVADLGMPNARIVIQHTEVAPTATGTDDINILFSANKGAQPQTLIKAASGGEFSRLMLSIKYMLADKTALPTIVFDEIDTGISGEVAVKVGKMMQQMAQKHQIIAISHLPQIAAQGDTHYFVYKEDTAERTISRVRKLNEEERVNEIAHMIAGANPSANAYQSAKELLSL encoded by the coding sequence ATGCTGACAGATCTTAAAATAAAGAATTACGCCCTGATTGAGCAACTGGAGATGCGCCCGTCGCCGGTCCTCAACATCATCACCGGCGAGACCGGTGCCGGTAAATCCATCATGCTGGGGGCCATCGGCCTGCTGCTGGGCAACCGCGCCGATACCAAACTGCTGTTTAAGCAGGATGAGAAGTGCGTGATCGAGGGCGTGTTCGATATATCCAGCTACCACCTGCAGGAGCTTTTCTCGAAAGAGGACCTGGACTTCGACAGCCAGTGCATCCTGCGCCGCGAGATCAGCCCGAGCGGGAAGAGCCGCGCCTTCGTGAACGACACCCCCGTGACGCTGGACGTGATCCGGAAAATCGGGGAGAACCTGATGGATGTCCACTCGCAGCACGACACGCTTCAGCTCGGCGACACCAGCTATCAGCTCAACATCCTGGACATATATGCCGGCAACACGGCGGCCATGGGCAGCACCACCTTCGATATATACGCGGGCAACCTGTCGTACCTGCGCACCTACAACGAGAGCTACCGCCAGTACAAAAAGCTGGAGAGCGACTATAAAAAGCTGACTGATCAGCTGGCGCAGGCCCAGAAAGAGCACGATTACCACGCGTTCCTGCTGAACGAGCTGGAGGAGGCAAGCCTGCAGGAGAAGGAGCAGGAGGAGTTGGAGGAGGAGCTGAAGCAACTGGAGAATGCCGAGGACATCAAGCTGAAGCTGACGCAGGCGGTGCAGAGCCTCACAGAATCGGAATTTAACATCACGTCGGCGCTGAAAGACACGGCCTACCTCATCGGGCAGTTGGCGCAATTCTCTTCTAAATATGAGGAACTGCGCACGCGCACCGAGAGCTGCATGATTGAGCTGAACGACATTGCCGCAGAACTGGAAGACGCCGAGCGCAACACCGAGGCCGACCCGGAGCGGACGGTGGAGGTGCAGGAACGCTTGAACCTGATATATACCCTGCAGCGCAAGCACCAGGTTGCCACCATTGCCGGGCTGCTGGAACTACAGCGCGAGCTGGAGGGAAAAGTGGGCAGCGTGCTGAACCTCGACAACGCCATTGCCAGCACCGAGAAGGCCATGAAACAGGCGGAGAAGGACGTGCATGAGAAAGCCGCCATCCTGTCAGAACGCCGCAGGGCCTCCTTCGAGACTTTCCAGCAGGAACTATATATGCTGGTGGCGGACCTGGGCATGCCAAACGCCCGTATCGTCATTCAGCACACGGAGGTAGCGCCCACCGCCACGGGCACCGATGACATCAACATCCTGTTCAGCGCCAACAAAGGGGCACAGCCGCAAACGCTGATAAAGGCGGCCTCCGGCGGGGAGTTTTCGCGCCTGATGCTCAGCATCAAGTACATGCTGGCCGACAAGACTGCCCTGCCCACCATTGTGTTCGATGAGATTGACACGGGCATCTCCGGCGAGGTGGCCGTGAAGGTGGGAAAGATGATGCAGCAGATGGCGCAGAAGCACCAGATTATCGCCATCTCGCACCTGCCCCAGATTGCCGCGCAAGGCGACACGCACTACTTTGTGTATAAAGAAGACACGGCAGAGCGCACCATCAGCCGGGTGCGAAAACTGAATGAGGAGGAGCGCGTGAATGAGATTGCGCACATGATTGCGGGGGCCAACCCGAGCGCCAACGCCTATCAAAGTGCAAAAGAGTTGCTTTCACTCTAA
- a CDS encoding enoyl-ACP reductase FabI — protein MSYNLLEGKKGIIFGALDEKSIAWKVAKRAHEEGAQFVLTNAPMAMRMGEIKKLAEECNAEIVPADATSVEDLENLFTRSQEILGGKIDFVLHSIGMSPNIRKGKSYGDMNYDWFLKTLDVSALSFHKLMQVAEKQDALNEWGSIVALSYIAAQRVFPDYTDMSQAKAVLESIARNYGYRLGKQKKVRVNTISQSPTKTTAGTGVGGFDVFYDYADKMSPLGNASAEACADYTITLFSDLTKMVTMQNLMHDGGFSSMGISEDIVNMIQK, from the coding sequence ATGTCCTATAATCTGCTTGAAGGAAAGAAAGGAATTATTTTCGGCGCTCTGGACGAAAAGTCAATTGCCTGGAAGGTAGCGAAGCGCGCGCACGAGGAAGGCGCCCAGTTCGTGCTGACGAACGCGCCGATGGCCATGCGCATGGGGGAAATCAAAAAGCTGGCGGAGGAGTGCAACGCCGAGATAGTGCCTGCCGACGCTACTTCGGTAGAGGACCTGGAGAACCTGTTCACCAGATCGCAGGAAATCCTGGGCGGCAAAATAGATTTCGTGCTGCACTCCATCGGCATGAGCCCGAACATCCGCAAGGGCAAATCCTACGGCGACATGAACTACGACTGGTTCCTGAAAACGCTGGACGTGTCGGCGCTCTCGTTCCATAAACTCATGCAGGTGGCCGAGAAGCAGGACGCCCTGAACGAGTGGGGCTCCATTGTGGCCCTGTCCTATATAGCGGCGCAGCGCGTGTTCCCGGATTATACCGATATGTCGCAGGCGAAGGCGGTGCTGGAGTCTATTGCCCGCAACTACGGCTACCGCCTGGGCAAGCAGAAGAAGGTGCGCGTGAACACCATCTCGCAGTCCCCGACCAAAACCACGGCCGGTACGGGTGTGGGCGGTTTCGATGTGTTCTACGACTATGCCGACAAGATGTCGCCGCTGGGCAACGCCTCCGCCGAGGCCTGCGCCGACTACACCATCACGCTGTTCTCTGACCTCACGAAGATGGTGACGATGCAGAACCTGATGCACGACGGCGGCTTCAGCAGCATGGGCATTTCTGAGGATATCGTGAACATGATTCAGAAGTAA
- a CDS encoding cupin domain-containing protein translates to MPTHDGKLIEEHFGHASTRTGGFSVAHMVAPPHWVEPHQKPEFDEITIVTRGRKLIEIDGEEVEVKAGESLLIKAGARIRYANPFDEEAEYWSVCIPAFDINTVHREEE, encoded by the coding sequence GTGCCCACGCACGACGGCAAGCTCATTGAGGAGCATTTCGGGCATGCCTCCACCCGCACCGGCGGCTTCAGCGTGGCCCACATGGTGGCCCCGCCGCACTGGGTCGAGCCGCATCAGAAACCGGAGTTCGACGAGATCACAATAGTGACGCGCGGCCGCAAACTGATAGAGATAGACGGCGAGGAGGTGGAGGTGAAGGCCGGCGAGTCTTTGCTGATCAAGGCCGGGGCCCGCATCCGCTACGCCAACCCTTTCGACGAGGAAGCCGAATACTGGTCTGTCTGCATCCCGGCCTTTGACATAAACACGGTACATCGGGAGGAGGAGTAA
- a CDS encoding Kazal-type serine protease inhibitor domain-containing protein, translating into MKKLTTAAAVLLLGGLVSCANRQSALQATCIDPARINPDGICTMQYDPVCGCDGKTYSNACMADNAGVTTYAQGACSGNQE; encoded by the coding sequence ATGAAGAAACTGACCACTGCCGCCGCTGTGCTTCTGCTCGGCGGCCTTGTCTCCTGCGCCAACCGGCAAAGCGCCCTGCAGGCCACCTGCATCGACCCCGCCAGAATAAACCCCGATGGCATCTGCACCATGCAGTACGACCCTGTTTGCGGCTGCGACGGCAAAACATACAGCAATGCCTGCATGGCCGACAACGCCGGCGTCACCACCTACGCCCAGGGAGCCTGCAGCGGCAACCAAGAGTAG
- a CDS encoding YtxH domain-containing protein, which yields MNNLNKDNGKILLASLAGLGAGVLAGILLAPEDGRSARESVRQSLTEAGDELNQTLKRWTANLKNRGVQEDDELVMHGSWDDVKRQMRNNYDELVNEDAGA from the coding sequence ATGAATAACTTGAACAAGGACAATGGGAAGATACTGCTGGCCTCGCTGGCGGGCTTAGGAGCCGGTGTTTTGGCTGGCATACTGCTGGCGCCGGAAGATGGCCGCTCTGCCCGTGAGAGTGTGCGCCAGAGCCTGACAGAAGCAGGCGACGAGTTAAACCAGACATTAAAGCGCTGGACTGCTAACCTGAAGAACAGGGGCGTACAGGAGGACGATGAACTGGTAATGCACGGCTCCTGGGATGATGTGAAGCGCCAGATGCGCAACAACTACGACGAACTGGTAAACGAGGACGCGGGCGCATAA
- a CDS encoding YtxH domain-containing protein — MKDNSGKILLAMLAGASAGVIAGLMMAPDTGEATRTSVKKWAGKVSKDLEKNLQAGLEEIKNKSSEAYNKASSAVDSAKDKANQAYSGSSTGTTGGGTTSGGSSSSGTGSTGSAGGGAGSGTRSTGGGNA; from the coding sequence ATGAAAGATAACAGCGGAAAGATATTGCTGGCGATGCTGGCTGGTGCCAGTGCAGGTGTAATTGCCGGATTGATGATGGCTCCGGACACTGGTGAGGCTACGCGCACAAGCGTTAAGAAGTGGGCCGGAAAAGTAAGCAAAGACCTGGAAAAGAACCTGCAGGCAGGTTTAGAAGAAATCAAGAACAAGAGCAGCGAAGCTTATAACAAAGCTAGCAGTGCTGTTGACAGTGCCAAAGACAAAGCAAATCAGGCTTACAGCGGCTCTTCTACCGGCACAACCGGCGGCGGAACTACCTCTGGCGGGTCTTCTTCTTCCGGCACTGGCTCTACCGGTTCTGCCGGCGGCGGCGCAGGCTCTGGCACAAGATCCACTGGCGGCGGCAACGCCTGA
- a CDS encoding YtxH domain-containing protein, which yields MECRSLGESRSNYTTNSSSAVRQMKQKDTSHKGSSGGGLAVGLIAGAAVGALAGVLLAPEKGTVTRRKVADSATKLGDQVSKGYSASKEKASSWTDKLTKKNGMTNAHVNEAPDLPITESTGRMATSTGGNVQKSPYTDTNKHSNQEVKNMINDPRNPSGPKGTSPIK from the coding sequence ATGGAATGCAGATCACTCGGAGAAAGCAGATCAAACTATACCACAAACTCCTCATCCGCTGTTCGCCAGATGAAGCAGAAAGACACTTCTCATAAAGGAAGCAGTGGCGGTGGACTGGCTGTCGGGCTGATTGCAGGCGCGGCGGTTGGCGCTTTGGCGGGCGTTCTGCTGGCCCCGGAGAAGGGCACTGTCACCCGCAGGAAAGTAGCGGACTCAGCCACGAAACTGGGTGACCAGGTGAGCAAGGGCTACAGCGCCAGCAAAGAGAAGGCAAGCTCCTGGACAGATAAACTGACCAAGAAGAATGGGATGACCAACGCGCACGTAAACGAAGCCCCGGATCTTCCTATTACCGAAAGCACCGGCAGAATGGCTACCTCCACTGGGGGCAATGTGCAGAAAAGTCCCTATACGGATACAAACAAGCACAGCAACCAGGAAGTGAAGAACATGATAAACGACCCAAGAAACCCAAGCGGTCCGAAAGGCACGTCGCCGATAAAGTGA
- the lysS gene encoding lysine--tRNA ligase translates to MQLSEQELRRRHEREELEKMGINPYPSETFEVTATAKEIKENFDKEKNNYQDVSLAGRLMSRRIMGKASFAELMDSTGRIQIYVSRDDIAPGENKDLYNTVFKKMLDIGDFIGIRGYAFVTQVGEISVHVTELKILTKSLRPLPIVKREVDENGVEHVHDAFSDPELRYRQRYVDLVVNPEVRETFKKRTQLVNSMRSFLTDKGYLEVETPILQPLYGGAAARPFKTHHNTLDMTLYLRIANELYLKRLIVGGFDGVFEFAKDFRNEGMSRFHNPEFTQVELYVAYKDYNWMMDLVEAMVEKVALDLHGTTEVKVGENIINFQRPWKRFTMFEAIEHFTKIDISEMEEPALRQTAEGLGIKIDPTLGKGKIIDEIFGETCEPYLIQPTFITDYPVEMSPLAKKHRSKPGLVERFEAICNGKEICNAFSELNDPIDQRARFEEQLELGKRGDTEAMVLDEDFLRALEYGMPPTAGLGIGIDRLSMIMTNSHSIQDVLFFPQMKPERQEKREEEK, encoded by the coding sequence ATGCAACTGAGCGAACAGGAACTACGCAGACGCCACGAGCGCGAGGAGCTGGAGAAAATGGGCATCAACCCCTACCCCTCCGAGACATTTGAAGTTACTGCCACAGCCAAAGAGATAAAGGAGAATTTCGATAAGGAGAAGAACAATTACCAGGATGTGAGCCTGGCAGGCCGCCTGATGAGCCGCCGCATTATGGGCAAAGCCTCATTTGCGGAACTGATGGACAGCACCGGCCGCATCCAGATCTACGTGTCGCGCGACGACATTGCCCCCGGCGAAAACAAGGACCTATACAACACCGTGTTCAAGAAGATGCTGGACATCGGCGACTTCATCGGCATCAGGGGTTACGCATTCGTGACGCAGGTGGGCGAGATTTCGGTACACGTGACGGAGCTGAAAATCCTGACCAAGTCGCTGCGGCCATTGCCCATTGTGAAGCGCGAGGTGGACGAGAATGGCGTGGAGCACGTACACGACGCCTTCAGCGACCCGGAGCTGCGCTACCGCCAGCGCTACGTGGACTTGGTGGTGAACCCCGAGGTGCGAGAGACTTTCAAAAAGCGCACGCAGCTGGTAAACTCCATGCGCAGCTTCCTGACGGATAAAGGCTATCTGGAAGTGGAGACGCCCATCCTGCAGCCGCTCTATGGCGGTGCCGCCGCGCGTCCGTTCAAGACGCACCACAACACGCTGGACATGACGCTGTACCTGCGCATCGCCAACGAGCTGTACCTGAAGCGCCTGATCGTAGGTGGTTTCGACGGGGTGTTTGAGTTCGCGAAGGACTTCCGCAACGAAGGCATGAGCCGTTTCCACAACCCGGAGTTCACGCAGGTGGAACTCTATGTGGCCTACAAAGACTATAACTGGATGATGGACCTGGTGGAGGCGATGGTGGAGAAAGTGGCCCTGGACCTGCACGGCACCACGGAGGTGAAGGTTGGGGAGAACATCATCAACTTCCAGCGCCCCTGGAAGCGCTTCACGATGTTCGAGGCGATTGAGCACTTCACGAAGATCGATATATCCGAGATGGAGGAACCGGCGCTGCGCCAGACAGCAGAGGGCCTGGGCATCAAAATAGACCCGACGCTGGGCAAAGGCAAGATCATCGACGAGATTTTCGGGGAGACCTGCGAGCCGTACCTGATACAGCCGACCTTCATCACCGATTACCCGGTGGAGATGAGCCCGCTGGCTAAGAAACACCGCAGCAAGCCCGGCCTGGTGGAGCGCTTTGAGGCCATCTGCAACGGCAAGGAAATCTGCAACGCCTTCTCCGAGTTGAACGACCCCATTGACCAGCGCGCCCGCTTTGAGGAGCAACTGGAACTGGGCAAGCGCGGCGATACGGAGGCGATGGTGCTGGACGAGGACTTCCTGCGTGCGCTGGAGTACGGCATGCCGCCCACGGCTGGCCTCGGCATCGGCATCGACCGCCTGAGCATGATCATGACTAACTCCCACTCTATTCAGGATGTGCTGTTCTTCCCGCAAATGAAGCCGGAAAGACAAGAGAAAAGGGAAGAGGAGAAATAA